One genomic window of Vibrio rhizosphaerae includes the following:
- a CDS encoding GTP cyclohydrolase II, giving the protein MADVRARVDLKVGAKSDIDAEILSFNGLNTDKEHVALIFKSADLNQEIPLVRMHSECLTGDVFHSSRCDCGEQLEETITKMGESGGIILYLRQEGRGIGLYNKIDAYRLQSQGLNTYEANRKLGFDDDLREFSEAAQMLKALNINKIRLVTNNPKKVNDLRAHGIEIVEIVHTAAHIKAGNANYLKAKVSYGKHKLSL; this is encoded by the coding sequence ATGGCGGATGTCCGAGCCAGAGTGGATTTAAAAGTTGGAGCAAAAAGTGATATTGATGCTGAGATCCTCTCTTTCAACGGTTTGAATACAGATAAAGAACACGTTGCTTTGATTTTTAAATCTGCAGACTTAAATCAAGAAATTCCTTTAGTGAGAATGCATTCAGAGTGCCTGACGGGAGATGTTTTCCACTCGTCAAGATGTGACTGTGGTGAACAACTAGAAGAAACTATTACTAAAATGGGAGAATCTGGTGGAATCATCCTATACCTTCGCCAGGAAGGGCGAGGGATTGGTTTATATAATAAGATTGATGCGTATCGACTGCAAAGCCAAGGGTTGAATACGTACGAAGCGAACCGAAAGCTTGGTTTTGATGATGATCTCAGAGAGTTTTCTGAAGCGGCTCAAATGTTGAAAGCATTGAATATCAATAAAATCCGCTTAGTGACAAACAATCCCAAGAAAGTGAATGACTTGAGAGCTCACGGCATTGAAATTGTTGAGATTGTTCATACGGCAGCCCATATTAAAGCGGGTAACGCCAACTATCTGAAAGCAAAAGTCAGTTATGGTAAGCATAAACTCTCATTGTAA
- a CDS encoding MBL fold metallo-hydrolase, producing the protein MSLQYQIVPVTAFAQNCSIVWCDETMKGIVIDPGGDEKHLADVIQVLGVQIVHIVLTHGHLDHVGGTKTLQQSLGAVDIIGPHQADRFWLQELEKQSQMFGFPRTMAFDPDQWLNEGDSVAFGQQELQVYHTPGHTPGHVCLFSESAKVAFVGDVLFQGSIGRTDFPQGDFETLIRSIKTKLWPLGNDVTFIPGHGPQSTFGHERASNPFVADEMPLY; encoded by the coding sequence ATGTCTCTTCAGTATCAAATAGTCCCTGTAACGGCTTTTGCTCAGAATTGTTCAATTGTTTGGTGCGATGAAACCATGAAGGGCATCGTGATTGATCCTGGCGGCGATGAAAAGCATCTTGCGGACGTGATTCAGGTGTTGGGGGTCCAAATTGTACATATTGTTTTGACCCATGGACACCTTGATCATGTCGGTGGGACGAAAACACTGCAACAATCGCTTGGTGCCGTCGATATTATTGGCCCGCATCAGGCTGATCGGTTCTGGCTGCAAGAACTGGAAAAGCAGAGTCAGATGTTTGGTTTTCCGCGAACGATGGCGTTTGACCCCGATCAGTGGTTGAACGAGGGCGATTCGGTTGCGTTTGGTCAGCAAGAGCTTCAGGTATATCACACGCCGGGTCATACACCGGGTCATGTCTGCTTGTTCAGTGAATCCGCAAAAGTGGCTTTTGTCGGTGATGTTTTATTTCAGGGAAGTATCGGAAGAACAGACTTTCCTCAGGGTGATTTCGAAACATTGATTCGTTCGATTAAAACGAAGTTATGGCCATTGGGCAATGATGTTACATTTATCCCCGGACACGGCCCACAGTCAACCTTTGGTCATGAACGTGCGTCAAATCCTTTTGTTGCGGATGAAATGCCACTCTATTGA
- a CDS encoding DUF2982 domain-containing protein: protein MQTVHLSNFEFNFHQRSVRLTMIAYATIALLIIMTTNTLSLALIYAALFSGIAVLLYWLIRKSQVRYTLTATHFQQHTFRGGWVVKWNNIQEINQCTYHIDGWHQPLPWIGIRLKSYSPFLNSICPRIISEILLSQRGLLYLGMKQHHVRLAEFEDIVLDPSLYKSADGQLYSGLLAMLANRMSYQRNYHGYDLFIPMSDLGIQGDELIGMARRYIAAAEPEQRHQ from the coding sequence ATGCAGACGGTTCATCTTTCAAATTTTGAATTTAATTTCCACCAGCGCTCCGTACGCTTAACGATGATTGCGTATGCAACAATCGCCCTGCTGATCATCATGACCACAAATACCCTTTCTCTGGCTTTGATTTATGCTGCGTTATTCTCTGGGATTGCAGTACTGCTCTATTGGTTGATCCGCAAAAGTCAGGTTCGTTATACCTTAACCGCAACTCACTTCCAACAGCACACATTTCGAGGCGGCTGGGTCGTCAAATGGAATAATATTCAAGAGATTAACCAATGTACCTATCATATTGACGGCTGGCACCAACCACTCCCCTGGATTGGGATTCGTTTGAAGTCCTACTCTCCTTTTCTGAATAGTATTTGCCCACGAATTATCAGTGAGATTTTATTGTCTCAGCGCGGACTACTTTATCTGGGAATGAAACAGCACCATGTCCGGCTTGCTGAGTTCGAGGATATTGTTCTGGATCCGAGTTTATATAAGTCGGCAGACGGACAGCTATATTCCGGCTTACTCGCAATGCTGGCAAACCGGATGAGCTATCAAAGAAATTACCATGGGTATGATCTATTCATCCCGATGAGTGATTTAGGCATTCAAGGCGATGAACTGATTGGAATGGCCAGACGCTATATTGCTGCGGCAGAGCCGGAACAGCGCCATCAATAG
- a CDS encoding MarR family winged helix-turn-helix transcriptional regulator: MEKHEEVLVAIRQIIRAIDLHSKKLSKVAGLTGPQLILMRSIEQLGEVTIRELSRNTNMSQATATTILDRLERNGYVRRVRSVTDKRKVHAHLTEFGQELLHKAPQPLQDNFVSQFQQLEEWEQTLLLSSIQRLSAMMKADNIDVAPMLEIGSILNHE; this comes from the coding sequence TTGGAAAAACATGAAGAAGTACTGGTTGCTATACGCCAGATCATCCGAGCGATTGACCTTCACTCAAAAAAATTAAGCAAAGTTGCAGGACTCACAGGGCCGCAATTGATTTTGATGCGTTCAATCGAACAATTAGGCGAAGTCACGATTCGTGAACTTTCTCGTAATACAAATATGAGTCAAGCCACTGCGACAACCATTCTGGATCGTTTGGAAAGGAATGGTTATGTACGCCGCGTCCGTAGTGTGACAGACAAGAGAAAAGTTCATGCTCATCTGACAGAATTCGGCCAAGAGTTGCTGCATAAAGCACCTCAGCCTTTACAGGATAATTTTGTTTCTCAGTTCCAACAGTTGGAAGAGTGGGAGCAGACACTGTTACTCTCTTCGATTCAGCGTCTTTCAGCAATGATGAAAGCAGATAATATTGATGTGGCACCGATGCTAGAGATCGGCAGTATTTTGAATCACGAATAA
- a CDS encoding BCCT family transporter — MTKGIDKYSIDSTDYTVGQDNVQKWGFDVHNPVFGISAGLILLFLVATLITDPETAKSALDGIKWKIIGNFDWLFIWSGNIFVVFCLILVVSPFGKIRLGGQSATADYSYLSWLAMLFAAGMGIGLMFWSVAEPVAYYTGWYKTPLNVEAYSPEAAKLALGATMFHWGLHPWAIYGVVALSLAFFCYNKGLPLSIRSIFYPLLGDRAWGWPGHLVDILAVVATLFGLATSLGLGAQQAASGIHHVFGIDAGIGLQIVVIIAVTMLAVISVVRGIDGGVKVISNINMIIAFLLLLAVGLIGYAVTFDSIKTTLLAYIENIVSLSNPHGREDEAWFQGWTVFYWAWWISWSPFVGMFIARVSKGRTVREFITAVLFVPTLVTVVWMSVFGGMAIDQVVHQVGELGHKGITEVSLAMFQMFDVLPYGKVLSLIGVVLVLVFFITSSDSGSLVIDSITAGGKVDAPIPQRIFWASIEGAIAIALLWIGGTQAIQALQAGAISTALPFTFVLLMMCVSLIMGMKTERLN; from the coding sequence ATGACCAAAGGTATTGATAAATATAGTATCGACAGTACGGATTATACTGTCGGACAGGATAATGTTCAAAAATGGGGTTTTGATGTTCATAACCCTGTGTTTGGTATCAGCGCAGGGTTAATTTTGCTGTTTCTTGTGGCGACGTTAATTACTGATCCTGAAACAGCTAAATCCGCTTTAGACGGCATCAAATGGAAAATCATCGGCAACTTTGACTGGCTATTTATATGGTCCGGTAATATTTTTGTGGTTTTCTGCTTGATTCTTGTCGTTTCGCCATTCGGTAAAATTCGTTTAGGGGGACAGTCAGCAACAGCCGATTACTCTTACCTCTCTTGGCTGGCGATGTTATTTGCCGCTGGGATGGGCATTGGCTTGATGTTCTGGAGTGTGGCTGAACCGGTGGCGTACTATACCGGATGGTATAAAACACCCTTAAATGTTGAAGCATACTCTCCTGAAGCGGCGAAACTCGCTTTGGGTGCGACGATGTTCCACTGGGGATTACACCCATGGGCGATTTACGGGGTTGTTGCATTGTCACTGGCATTTTTCTGCTATAACAAAGGCCTGCCACTCTCAATTCGTTCAATCTTTTATCCGTTACTTGGCGATCGTGCCTGGGGATGGCCCGGACATTTGGTTGATATTCTTGCCGTTGTTGCAACGTTATTTGGTTTGGCTACATCGTTAGGGCTTGGTGCACAACAAGCTGCCAGTGGGATCCACCACGTGTTTGGGATTGATGCCGGAATCGGATTACAGATTGTGGTGATTATTGCGGTCACCATGTTAGCTGTGATCTCTGTGGTTCGTGGTATCGATGGCGGTGTAAAAGTCATTTCGAATATCAATATGATCATCGCTTTCTTATTGCTGCTTGCGGTCGGTCTGATTGGTTACGCGGTGACGTTTGATTCTATTAAAACAACGCTGCTTGCCTATATTGAAAATATTGTTTCTTTGAGCAATCCTCATGGTCGTGAAGATGAAGCATGGTTCCAAGGCTGGACTGTATTCTACTGGGCATGGTGGATCTCTTGGTCACCATTTGTCGGTATGTTTATTGCCCGGGTTTCCAAAGGTCGTACGGTCAGAGAATTTATCACGGCGGTACTCTTTGTTCCGACACTGGTGACTGTGGTTTGGATGTCTGTATTCGGTGGCATGGCAATCGATCAGGTGGTTCATCAAGTCGGTGAACTGGGCCATAAAGGAATTACTGAAGTTTCACTGGCGATGTTCCAGATGTTTGATGTCTTGCCTTACGGCAAAGTCCTTTCTTTAATTGGTGTTGTATTAGTTTTGGTATTTTTCATTACCTCTTCTGATTCCGGCTCACTGGTTATTGATAGTATTACTGCTGGTGGTAAGGTCGATGCACCGATTCCGCAGAGAATATTCTGGGCTTCTATTGAGGGCGCAATTGCCATTGCATTGCTATGGATTGGTGGAACACAAGCCATTCAGGCATTGCAGGCGGGTGCGATTTCGACAGCTCTGCCATTTACATTTGTTCTGCTCATGATGTGTGTCAGTCTGATTATGGGAATGAAAACCGAGCGATTGAATTAA
- a CDS encoding 3'-5' exonuclease, translating to MLKKLLKAPSIDWQKKYQLKQKRVTHPSLHYFYQQLLPDADTPIGEIEFLALDFETTGLNQAKDEIVTIGAVPFTLDRIKPGQSKHWLVKPRRPLKESSIIVHGITHTDIMDAPDLNEFLDEILHLMAGKIIVVHYHPIERQFLDQALKERIQEGIEFPVVDTMHLEERILAQQSGGILNLMNSFKKKPSVRLGNTRERYGLPHYPLHDALFDALATAELLQAQIANHYDRSRPINDFWI from the coding sequence ATGCTAAAAAAACTATTGAAAGCGCCCAGTATTGACTGGCAAAAAAAGTATCAGCTCAAGCAGAAACGGGTAACGCATCCGTCGCTTCATTATTTCTATCAGCAATTACTACCCGATGCAGATACCCCGATTGGAGAAATTGAGTTTCTGGCACTTGATTTTGAGACAACGGGCCTGAATCAGGCCAAGGATGAAATTGTCACGATTGGCGCGGTCCCTTTCACGCTGGATCGAATCAAACCGGGGCAGTCTAAACACTGGCTGGTGAAACCACGTCGTCCTTTAAAAGAGTCGTCTATCATTGTTCATGGTATTACACATACAGATATTATGGACGCACCTGATTTAAATGAGTTTCTTGATGAGATCTTGCATCTTATGGCAGGAAAAATAATCGTCGTGCATTATCATCCGATTGAGCGCCAATTCCTCGATCAGGCGCTGAAAGAGAGAATTCAAGAAGGGATTGAGTTCCCGGTTGTTGACACCATGCATCTCGAAGAGCGAATTTTGGCTCAGCAATCCGGAGGGATACTGAATTTGATGAACAGCTTTAAGAAAAAGCCATCAGTCCGACTGGGGAATACCAGAGAACGCTATGGATTGCCACACTACCCGCTGCATGATGCATTATTTGATGCACTCGCTACAGCAGAGCTTCTTCAGGCGCAGATCGCTAATCACTATGATCGCTCTCGGCCAATCAATGATTTTTGGATATAG